Proteins encoded by one window of Thermococcus sp. JdF3:
- the tuf gene encoding translation elongation factor EF-1 subunit alpha, translated as MAKEKPHINIVFIGHVDHGKSTTVGRLLFDSQNIPENIIQKFEQMGEKGKSFKFAWVMDRLKEERERGITIDVAHTKFETPHRYITIIDAPGHRDFVKNMITGASQADAAVLVVAVTDGVMPQTKEHAFLAKTLGINHIIVSLNKMDMVNYDEKKFKQVAEQVKKLLMMLGYKNVQVIPTSAWEGDNIVKKSDKMPWYNGPTLFEALDQIPEPPKPTDKPLRIPIQDVYSIKGVGTVPVGRVETGVLKVGDVVIFEPASTIFHKAIQGEVKSIEMHHESMQEALPGDNIGFNVRGVGKNDIKRGDVAGHSNNPPTVVRPKDTFKAQIIVLNHPTAITVGYTPVLHAHTLQVAVRFEQLLAKLDPRTGNIVEENPQFIKTGDSAIVVLRPTKPMVIEPVKEIPQMGRFAIRDMGQTVAAGMVISVQKAE; from the coding sequence ATGGCTAAGGAGAAGCCGCACATTAACATTGTCTTTATCGGACACGTCGACCACGGTAAGAGCACCACCGTTGGAAGGCTCCTGTTCGACAGCCAGAACATTCCGGAGAACATCATCCAGAAGTTCGAGCAGATGGGTGAGAAGGGTAAGTCCTTCAAGTTCGCCTGGGTCATGGACAGGCTCAAGGAGGAGCGCGAGAGGGGTATCACCATCGACGTCGCCCACACCAAGTTCGAGACCCCGCACAGGTACATCACCATCATCGACGCTCCGGGCCACAGGGACTTCGTTAAGAACATGATCACCGGTGCCAGCCAGGCTGACGCCGCCGTTCTCGTCGTCGCCGTCACCGACGGTGTCATGCCGCAGACCAAGGAGCACGCCTTCCTCGCCAAGACCCTCGGTATCAACCACATCATCGTCTCCCTCAACAAGATGGACATGGTCAACTACGACGAGAAGAAGTTCAAGCAGGTCGCCGAGCAGGTTAAGAAGCTCCTCATGATGCTCGGCTACAAGAACGTCCAGGTCATCCCGACCAGCGCCTGGGAGGGCGACAACATCGTTAAGAAGAGCGACAAGATGCCCTGGTACAACGGCCCGACCCTCTTCGAGGCCCTCGACCAGATACCGGAGCCGCCGAAGCCGACCGACAAGCCGCTCCGCATCCCGATCCAGGACGTCTACTCCATTAAGGGTGTCGGTACCGTCCCGGTCGGCCGTGTCGAGACCGGTGTCCTCAAGGTCGGTGACGTCGTCATCTTCGAGCCGGCCAGCACCATCTTCCACAAGGCCATCCAGGGTGAGGTCAAGAGCATCGAGATGCACCACGAGTCCATGCAGGAGGCCCTTCCGGGTGACAACATCGGATTCAACGTCCGTGGCGTTGGTAAGAACGACATAAAGCGCGGTGACGTTGCCGGACACAGCAACAACCCGCCGACCGTCGTCAGGCCGAAGGACACCTTCAAGGCCCAGATCATCGTCCTCAACCACCCGACCGCCATCACCGTCGGCTACACCCCGGTCCTCCACGCCCACACCCTCCAGGTCGCCGTCAGGTTCGAGCAGCTCCTCGCCAAGCTCGACCCGAGGACCGGTAACATCGTCGAGGAGAACCCGCAGTTCATCAAGACCGGTGACTCCGCCATCGTCGTCCTCAGGCCGACCAAGCCGATGGTCATCGAGCCGGTCAAGGAGATCCCGCAGATGGGCAGGTTCGCCATCCGTGACATGGGCCAGACCGTCGCT